Part of the Chelmon rostratus isolate fCheRos1 chromosome 10, fCheRos1.pri, whole genome shotgun sequence genome is shown below.
CAGGTATGACCAATGAGAGCTTATGTGTCATGTCCTTGTGTCAAATACTGTGCATTCCCCATCATCATGATGTACAATTAGTTGATTATGATACcctaaaggaacagtttgacattttggaaaatacacttactcacttttttgtcacttttcgTGTCTGTACGCCGAATATgtggctacagccagcagcaggttagcatgACTACTGGAAACAAGGGCAGTCAGCCTGGCTCAGTCAAACATTAATAGAAACCTGCCCATCAGCACCTCTatagctcactaattaacatgttgcattttgtttgtttagtctgtaCAACAACAGGGTCTCTGCAGGTCTTGAAAAACCTTAGAAGGTATTAGAAAGTCTGGAGTTTCATTGCTAAAAGTCAGATATTTTCTCTTGGCTGTCAGGAGACATTAATGCTTAGAAATAAGCAGGATTGTTTTGACAGTGCATTGTGCTGCGGGAGcttgttcagtcttttttgtGGGTGTTCAGTCAGCACCATCAGGCCTGCAGCAAACACTGTCACCACTACTagctgcagcagccaggaaGCTCAGCTTATGGTTGATTTGGAAAAAActtgaatgaattatttttaattggtcAATCCATCCAACTATTTTATGCTGATTGCCTGGGTCCAGGTCTCTTtcattaaataaatcattagGAATTACTGTTATATACCACTGGAAGTGCTGAAAAATGTCTTCTAATAATAAATCATTCTGGGCCATATTGTCCTTACAGGTTTTTCATCATACTTTGgctggatgatgatgaaacatcaTAATCTGCATTCTTTGTGCTATTAAAAGGGTCGTAACAAGTCTGACATTTAACCTAGTGAACCCTGCAGTAATCCTGCAAAAACAGACTTATGGTTTTATGGAGAGTTATGTGCCAGATGATTTCTTGGCTGGCCTCAATAACTTCCTTCCTTCCCAGTCTTCTCGTCATAACAGTGCGACACATAACCCCACATAAATCCATGTTTCAGCTCTTGTGTGGTTCTTGTGTGAATGCATAAAGGAGATATGATGTGttcagtgagctttagacgTGCTGGTAGAAGGACTTAGTTActttcagacagagccaggcaagcTGTCTCCCAGgctatatgctaagctaacagggACTGGCCTCAGCTTCTCAGTgaatggacagatatgagagtcGTCAGTCTTCTGATTAAACTCTCTGCAAGAcagcaaataagcacatttgCCAAAATGTTTAATTCTTTCTTTAAGACGCATCATGTTGAAGCTGTCCAGTGTAAAACAGCATAACACGCTGCATGAGCACacccagcaaaaaaaaaaaaaaaaaaaaaagacagaaaacatacGGATAGCCACCCATGTGACGACGGGTACAGCGTCCTCTACATCGCATTCCACCGTCACCTCGTCGAACTCCACCTCAACATTCCATGGAACATACATTCCAAACCACTGCATCACATTCCAGACTGGGTGTGACAGTGCCCTCCTGTATCCCATGTTGCACTAGGTGTGGGTGAACCGTTGACTTCATGTTGCCTCGGAGCGTGACTGCAATGCAAACCTGGaccccccttccctcccctcccccacagTTATCCCGCTGACTTCCCTGAGTTATCAACTGGTCCCACTGCCAGAGAAAGGCAAGGGCAGACAATATGCAACAGACTGCCATGTTAACACCTGTACCCAGACGTAGGATTAGAAATATGGCTGataacacatgcaaacacagcgCGAGAACATGTCTGTCCTGCTAGTTCTGTTTCAGGATGCACGCAGGGCTCTCTGGGAACACCCTTACCTGTACAGAACTCTGTCTTCTTGAATGCTCATCTTCATCGCCACCActctgacctgacctgacctgtcgGAGCGGGCGGGTGGTGACATTGTATTGGTCTGTCTGTTTTGAAGCATGCATTTGGTATCATTAATGTCACTCTTTATGTGTTGGTAAATCATTTAGGCTACTGTCACTACTGTGTGCTATGATCTCTCCAcatctgctctcctcctctctctctctctctgtctctctctcacacacacacacactcatatccTGTTCAAGTCTAACCTATTCTATTTCAGCACCTCTTAGCACAGCTCTAAATGCTTTCTGCGgtgtacaaaaacacagacacacacgcatacatacacAGCAAACAACAGGTGAAAAATCTAGTGGTGTAAATTTGACTGTCCAGTTCCAGCCATCTCTGTCCATCCGTCCAGCCACGTTACATCATGATGTTGTGAGACAGTTTCACAGAAGGCAAAACACCATGTGAAAAAGAATACATTATATTTATCAAATTATAAATTGTACAACTGCACCACTACTGTACAGACCGCccaaatgtgcacatgtgcatcttTGATTTACAGGTACTATGTTCCTGttacactttttattttattttttgttccttttatcCTATAGCTTTTTGTAAAGAGAGGAACAACAAAATGGAAGCGcttgtattatattattattattattattattattgattttctcCACCAGTGCTCCCACTGATGGAAAAGACAGTTGCACATTCTCCTGAGCATATTATGAgggctgtgttttctgtccactGAACAGCCCGTTTAGTGTGCAGAGGTGTGGAGATACTTACAGTCTCTTAAGACCAGAGACACCACTCTGTAAATAGAGAACAGGAGATACAAATGTACCTCATTATGATCTAAAGGACTGGACAAAGTGGGGACCCAGGGAGGATGGAGAACTGGAAGGTGATGCAGAGCTAGAGACTGCAGAAGTGCAATGCATCCATGCATTGTGTAGGCTGCTCTTTTAGATCTGCTACATGTATTTACTGCCATGATATGATGAGAAGATCTTAAGGTTTTACATTATTCATTATACATACTGTTGTAAATATTGTGTGTGGAATGGTCCCCCTACTTGCACAATACAGTGCTGttctgcagacagaaaatgCAGCCTTaactgtgctgaaatgaaaaagaccaaaaaaaggaaaaaaaatcataaagaCTATTGAATATATTAAAGAGTTACCTGCCTGTTATTTAAGCgaataaatatctatatatgAGAAAGAACACACCTGTATACTGTAGACTAAATCTGTATGGAAATCTAAGAGAATTTAATGGGAATTAAGTCCAACACCTTTTGTctgtatgaaagaaaaaaatacatcaaagtATTCTACAATAATAACTTTGACAAAGTCTGTGTGGTcctgtgttgtttgttcacaGTGATGCAAGACTGGACATGTTAAACCTCTGAAAAAGTGGCATTtagttttgaaaaatgtgcagcatttctTCTCATCAAAATCAACACCCGTTATGAACATTACCATTGTGGTGTGCCACATCGAGGCGGACTTGAAAAGATGGGACAAGATACATGATATTGTGCTACCAAATAACATTCAGCAAAGTTGTTGTCTATGTGCTGCTCACAGGGAGCAACAGCTGTCATTTACAAAGGTCTTTTTATTTTGGAGTTCGGCACAGTGAGGTTTTTGAGTAACTTTCCCTTTGCCTTactttccttcctgtctttgtgttttcacaacAACAtacacaggaaaacattttggaCATAGATGGAATGAGGAAACCTTCATTGGTTTGGAACCAAATATATAAGATCCGGAATTtataaaaatgaggaaaaaatattttgtggtATATATTAGTTTAGTGATTTCCAACACAGACAATCTGATGCATCATAGTAGGAACAAAAGGATGATGACATATTCAGCGGTCCCAATAAACCATGGCAGGGAACCAGCATGTATAATCCCAGGACCCTGAGACTGAAGCAGCATTTTTCTCAGACCTGCTCTTTTCCTATTGTGACGAGACAAATACCACAGGAGCAGGGCAGTAGCTGGAACTTTAACAGATgcagcttttattcatttattatttaccTGCGTTTGACAGCTTGACATCTGCAATAAAAATGTCTATTGGTTTTTAAAACAGTGACTAATCTGAGCCACAATGTCCATCAAGTTACTTTATTACATACCATAACACGAGATCAGATATGCCTCTAGTTTTTTTGGCAAACTGTGAATGAGGACATCTTCTTTTATGTCCAAGACACATTGTGCAACTACACTTCGTCAGCTGTTTGCTACTTAAGTCTCATGTCTTCAgcgtttgtttttgtgtgaaggAGTCTAAAAAACTTTAGcacttaaaatgaagcaaagcTCTCTATCTGAATCTGGTGTCTTGAATAATTTCTACACCAAGCAgactaaaaaaaacccttttccACAAACGCATTCGACATAAATACGCTGGAGGTGAACTCAGAGATCCCTTCTCAGCCCTCAACACCTGCTTGCTGCAAAGAAAGAGTGCACTGTAAAAATCACTCCAGTACAATTTGTCTTGAGTGAATTTGTAGTAACTGCATTGAAACCATGACCAAAGGGTCTGTCCGCTTTAAATGCACTCAGTATTTGAAAAGAATGCACCAAAGACGCCGCTTAACTAAAACAGCCTATTCATGTGAAAGTTGTCAGCACTGCTACAACCAGCGGGTAGTATTCGTTTACCGTTCCGGTCGGCACTTCATGACTTCAATGAGCAATCAGACACTCTACGTGCATCAGCAACTGTTTGTGGGAACGTCTTTAAGATCTGAGCAACCTTGTGACATCTCTGCAGTTGTGTTTATCTGGCGGTATAATTCTTTGATAGCTTAAAAGTCTGACTTGCTGTCATGGTAACTACTGTCTCTAGGTTAGAAATGTTAAATCAATAATGCAACAACAGTATGAACATCACATAAACAGTGGTGTTCCTGTCTTCCAAGCATCAGAAGTGATAAAACACATGAGGGGATGAACACTCAAAGCCAGTTTCCAAAATTGCCATTTGATTTTATGACTGCTGCTGTCCAAATGACCCTGACCATGTGACACTACCTGCCAACCTGACTGTCCAGGGACAGTCACAGTGATGTGTACTAGTCCGCTGACTCAGAATGCACAGCTGGAAACAAGACAACAGCTTTGTGCTGAATGATGGTCCTCAGCCTTTATTGGGCCACCATCCCCTTACTTCTTATCCTCGTCCCCTACCAGCCATTAGCAAATAAAATGTAGATCTTGTACTCTGCTGCGTTGTGATTTGTAGGACTATTCTTTTAATCAAAATTTTAAACACAGGAATGTAAGACACAGTAATTTAGATATTACGAGAAATGGCACATGAAACTAATGCTATTCCAACATGCGTGCACACCGCTGGTGCACGGTGTATCCTTGGGAAAAGCGAGTGGGACACAGTAATCATCATGTGGGGACATGTTATGATATTCTGACATCCTGTTgcagtgaaggcagcacagaTCTGCGCAACAGAAAGTTAACAGACACGCTATAAAGTCGTCGCTATGGAAACGATACCCTGTCTCATAGTCGCATTGGTGTAAACCGGCAGGTTATCACTGAGCCCCAACCCCCGATGAGAAACGCTATCTGAAGCTGTGTATGAGCACTAAACCAGTAATTAACTCATTATCGTGTTTGCACTACTCCCTGCAATACTTGAAACTGTTCTGCTAACCAAATAGTGCCGAGTACGCCAACATCGATTATTGATTAGACCCGTTTTCACTTGATTTGATGGATTTCCATCAAATGAggtctgtcatttttttggacAACCTTTACCAGACTTGACCCAAATGTTCAGGAAAAGTAAGACCTTTATCGGCAGAGAGAATGCtgttcagaaagaaaaagagagatgcaTTAATATCAAAAGTACAGAACAAGACACAGTAGATATTTTTAACTCAAACATAAgcaaaatacaatttatttgtCCAACATTTCTTCAAGGTCATTTCCCTCAAACAATACATATTCAAAATTatatacacatttacattttgttacACTTGATCCAAACTGGCAATTTCACCACTTAAAGCAGATCATTTTGGATGTATTTAATGAATACATTCCAATATGTCAATATATACAAGACATAATTATGAGACTATTAAGCCTCAAGTAGCATTTCTCCAAGTGCCAGCCTCCCAAAAATGCTGCATGAGCTACGTTGACAAGATCAACAGCTACAAATGTTGTGGAGTATTggtaaaatataatttaatgtATACCATTTGTTACCGATactacctttaaaaaaaataccagGCCGCGTTGGCAGCTGCTTGTCCAGCCTCTTCACCTTCCACCAGCAGAATCCACTTTAGCATAAAGAAAAATAGGTGGCGCTAAATTAAAGTATTCTTTTGTGCAATGGTGCTGGTTCACAAAGAGATGAATTCTTACCCAAAGAAAAGTTTATCCAGACTTATCTTTTTCCATGGATTATTTAATTTCCAATTTGACAGCTGATTCAAGAATACTCTTTGTGGACCTTCACCTTTATCTTAACATCATTCAAGATACTTTGATTTAATTCTTAGTTACATGTTAAGTAAAATCTAATAATGTTCTATTGCAACAAAcaatacagaaaacaaattatCTAAGTACTCAAAATCCACTCACTGGAACCAGGAACTGTATGAAAAGAGAAGTAATAAGGTGGCTGCTGAACGCCTCAAGCctgtgtaaaacaacaaaaaaaaaaaagaattttctTGTCTGATCCTTACCATGGAGTCAAGCAGGTAAAGGTGTTCAGAAAGCCACTCATCCCGCATGGTGGACCAACCATTACCTAGAAGAAACTGTCAACAAGGTTTAGCAGTAACGTGTACTCAATCCAtcatcacacaaaaacatatgaCACTGAGCAGTTCTTAGGTAATTTAACTAATTCAACAGTGTTCATCCACCCTCAAGAAGTTCAGTACACTGAGCCTTATCAAGTTCAGTCTCAATATCTGAAAACAGAGATAGGTACTTGACCCTACATTTTGAACGATGTGCTTGCACTTTCTGCACACTTAGTGCAGAACTCCACCGAGACATGGTTCTTgtccacatgcagacacacgcCGCCAGatgtctctttctcctccactttcACACGCTTCCTGGGTAAGGCGTAGTCATGGTCGTTTGAGTCAGGCCCCTGGAAAAGTGAGGAAGATAATTTCATCCCATTCACACCGCTCAGCCTGGACAAGAGCTGGGCTAACATGCTCTCATTGGCCAGCACAGCCCTCAGGTACCTGGTCTCATCTTCCAACTCTTCCACTCTCTTAGTCAGCTGGGAATTTTCCTGTTTGAGtatgttattttctgctgaCAGGGTGCCAACTTTCTTCTCCAAGCCGCTGACATATTCCTTCTTCTTCAGACGATTCAATCTGGCAGCAATGGCATTTTTGTTGATCATGTGGATTGACTGGCTTTGCCTATTTTTGATCTTTAAGGCAGATGACATTCTCTCTGGAGATGAAGCCAATGAAGCTTCGATCCCAGAATCTTGATCCTTGGCACTGCACACACCAAGATCATCCAAGTCAATGTCGAAGAATGGGGACGTGGTATTTCTTTCAAGTGTCCATTTTAAATCGTCGATTGCAAACAGGTCCTCTAGCTCTATTCCAGCACTGTCAACACTGTCAGCAGGGAACCCCTGAGGCGGACTTGGGAGATCTTGGTCAGTTTCCACTGAATCTCCCACTTCAATCTCCAGGGACTGCACCTCTGTGTTGTTCATGGTGCGGCCTCTCCTTCTGGTGATCATTGTGGTTTGACAATGGGACCCCAAGGACACTGTCCTAAAGATATCTCGTAATTTCTCACCTggggaaacaaagaaaacatattaTTAGTGAGAAATCCTGCAACAGTACCATTTATTAAGAACATATATCGTtttaatacatatttaaatCAGTGTATCCCAATAAAGACTGTTGACTAAAAACGTGAACACTTTTGTCCATTTCATAAAATTCGCGCTCACTGTGGACTGAGTGGTAAATTGTAATGAGTATTAGTCAATCTTGACACTTGATGGACTAAACGATTGTTGGCACGTGACGTTAGCAACATTTGAGCCATTAAGTTGGCTTGGCACCGTTAACCTTAGTCATTCGAGAATATAAATATCAATGAAAGTCGTTACTATCCaccaaacatttaaaactgcGCAAAATTGCTTTGAGCTACTCGACATACTCTTTAGACCGTGACCGGTTCTCTCGACATCCTCCATTTTCTGAAAAGCGCATAAATGGCTGGAGAGTGTGTTGGCTAAACGCACTACCAACGTAACTGGCTGACTTCTAAAGAAAGGCCCAATTGCATTAGCATAAAGTTATACAATGTTTTCCAATGAACGCTCTTCGATGCATCCTGTCACCATACTTCCCTACAAACTTTCCGCACCGTTACAATTCTTTACAGTTAGCAACTTAATGCACGCGACAAAGAATAACACACGTTATGCCTAACGTTACGCGCCctaacattagcttgctaacaAGGCCAAGAATATACAGGCTGCACACTTGCTTTAGCATCCAGCTAACGTTAAAGTCAATTGAATGTGGTTGAAACAGAGAAATTCTGGATTTTCTGGTCCATTAAAACCAGTCAGCAACTACCCAAAGTGACACTGTCTATCTCATTTGCCTGATTATCCTGAACTATTTAATAGACAGGTGCCTGCGCAGTATTCGTTAGCTGCAGCTAACTCaactagctaacgttaactaaAGCCACGAGGCCTTAACCAAGACAATTCAGGAATGACGCAGCATCTTCAACCTACAACTTACCGTGCTGTTTGACAAAAATAAGCAGTAATAAACCCCTGGAACCGAGTCCTTCGATTAATCTGTGCCGGCTACGGAAAGCTTCCTCAACCACCCACACTTCGCAAACAATAACGCGGTTTAACGACTGCAGACAACACGAACTCCGAGCAGACGGACAACTTCCGGAGGatgtattcaaaataaaagcccgACTGGAATTTTCTTAATGGACAGGAACTACATTTCACATTGCACTTCATTCATACAATCTCAGAGATGACCGCAGGTGTCCAGAACTCTCTGATAGTCTCACAAGAAATTTCAAATTATAAGCTTCATTCAAGTTCAAGTCAAGCAAGTTACATGACTGTTGTGTTGCACAGTATtgcagttgtaatttattgttcctatttgcacctttattgttcttattgttcCCCCtggtgtgttctgtgtgtgtgctaagAATCTCTCTTGTTAAACGGTGCTTgatgtttgtattttcactCTGTCATTTAACTTCTTTGTCCTGAAGCTActatgttgtctgtgtttcccctTACAGAGGTATAGAGACgcagcacaaaacagaaaggttgaacatttttcagtgtgaagTTCAATTTTAGCTTTCATTATAACAGCGGATCCATTATACAATTTGCCAAAGCAGGTTGTGACAGCACAAACATAACTCGTCCCTTCATGGGGTAAACAAGTTGGCCCTTGTGTTATTTTAAGTCACTTAGTGTGAaagtgtggtatggcagctgcacggcacaggagaggaaacaactggcactggtggttaaaactgcacagggcatcgtgggctgccccctccctgacctagactcttTATATGAAGGctgggtcaggaagagggcgagatccatcgccacggaccccagccatctgggccacagactgtttgtaccgcttccatcaggaaagcggtacaggaacatccgcaccaccactaacagactgagggacagcttctttcccagagctgttagagctatcacccccagcagcccctcactggagtgagagactgtgagaactgtgaaccactgcacactgcactatTACACCTACACCTTcattgccttagtatattttcatctcttgtatatttttattgcatgtatacatatttttatctgcatgttagtttattctagtatcttttttttattttattactttcttatattttttattgtttcttacatgggggttgcaatacaaatttcattgacatgctttgctcagtgataataaagacgatcttgaatcttgaattttgCTGCTACCAATCTGAACCCCCCTCTTAAACAGAGTGCCTGCTCATGCTGCGATTAGCTATTCTCCACAAAGAGACATCcttcaaaccaaaccaaagctgCAAGCACCAT
Proteins encoded:
- the crebzf gene encoding CREB/ATF bZIP transcription factor, with product MITRRRGRTMNNTEVQSLEIEVGDSVETDQDLPSPPQGFPADSVDSAGIELEDLFAIDDLKWTLERNTTSPFFDIDLDDLGVCSAKDQDSGIEASLASSPERMSSALKIKNRQSQSIHMINKNAIAARLNRLKKKEYVSGLEKKVGTLSAENNILKQENSQLTKRVEELEDETRYLRAVLANESMLAQLLSRLSGVNGMKLSSSLFQGPDSNDHDYALPRKRVKVEEKETSGGVCLHVDKNHVSVEFCTKCAESASTSFKM